A window of the Peromyscus leucopus breed LL Stock chromosome 22, UCI_PerLeu_2.1, whole genome shotgun sequence genome harbors these coding sequences:
- the Tmem214 gene encoding transmembrane protein 214 translates to MAAKAAGSGGWEVVKKGRRPGASGGGRGGGGGAGVDRRALGEANGVWKYDLSSPIQTTSTLYERGFEKIMKRQNKEQVPPPAVESKKPANKKQPKKVTAVASQNQKQGPFRSLEDALKALDVAALQKELDKSQSVFTGNPSVWLKDLASYLNYKLQTPRSEPTLSQYPHDYPYSLVSRELRGIIRGLLTKAAGSVELFFDHCLFTMLQELDKTPGESLHGYRICIQAILQDKPKIVTSNLGKFLELLRSHQSRPAKCLTMMWALGQAGFANLTEGLKVWLGIMLPVLGIKSLSPFAIAYLDRLLLMHPNLTKGFGVIGPKDFFPLLDFAYMPNNSLTPSLQEQLCQLFPRLKVLAFGAKPESTLHTYFPSFLSRATPSCPAEMKKELLGSLTQCLTVDPLSTSVWRQLYPKHLSQSSLLLEHLLKSWERIPKKARKSLQETIQSFKLANQELLKKGIGSNEHVVTCDTACKGLLQQARGPRPPWARLLLLLLVFAVGFLCNDLRSHSSFQASVTGRLLRSSGLLPVGQQVCAKLSSYSLQSYNWLQGTLPACGSHLLAVVQPSLQLAWTHTNATVSFLSARFGNSLAGFLQRVQLPEALHQLSHSLKELLLLFHHSVLLPMWHLLLVALARAQEYCHEACRGEVTWDCVKTQFSEAARWTWLSLQDVTVAFLDWALAMISQQ, encoded by the exons ATGGCGGCCAAGGCAGCGGGCAGCGGGGGCTGGGAGGTGGTCAAGAAGGGCCGGCGACCTGGAGCCAGCGGCGGTGgacgaggcggcggcggcggcgctggcGTTGACCGCCGAGCGCTCGGGGAGGCGAACGGGGTGTGGAAGTACGACCTGAGCT CTCCAATCCAGACCACAAGCACTCTTTATGAGCGTGGCTTTGAGAAAATCATGAAGCGGCAGAATAAAGAACAGGTTCCACCCCCGGCGGTGGAGTCTAAGAAACCAGCAAACAAGAAGCAACCAAAGAAGGTGACAGCTGTGGCTAGCCAGAACCAGAAGCAGGGCCCGTTCCGAAGCCTGGAGGATGCGCTGAAAGCC CTGGATGTAGCCGCTCTGCAGAAGGAACTGGACAAAAGCCAGAGCGTCTTCACTGGGAACCCCTCTGTATGGCTGAAGGACCTGGCCAGCTATCTCAACTACAAGCTCCAGACTCCACGGAGCGAGCCCACCCTGAGCCAGTATCCACATG ATTATCCCTACAGCCTCGTGAGCCGAGAGCTGCGTGGGATCATCCGAGGGCTCCTGACCAAAGCTGCAGGGTCTGTGGAGCTTTTTTTCGATCACTGTCTGTTCACCATGCTCCAAGAGTTGGATAAGACACCAG GGGAGTCGCTACATGGGTACCGCATCTGTATTCAGGCCATTCTGCAAGACAAGCCCAAGATTGTCACCTCAAACCTGGGCAAG TTCCTAGAGCTTCTGAGGTCCCACCAGAGCCGACCAGCCAAGTGCCTGACCATGATGTGGGCCCTAGGGCAGGCAGGTTTTGCCAACCTCACCGAGGGACTGAAAG TGTGGCTGGGGATCATGCTGCCTGTGCTGGGCATCAAGTCTCTGTCTCCCTTTGCCATCGCATACCTGGACCGGCTGCTCCT GATGCATCCCAACCTCACCAAAGGCTTTGGCGTGATTGGCCCCAAGGACTTCTTCCCACTTCTAGACTTTGCCTATATGCCCAACAACTCCCTAACCCCCAG cctacaGGAACAGCTCTGCCAACTCTTCCCTCGACTGAAGGTGCTGGCCTTCGGGGCCAAGCCAGAGTCCACCCTGCACACCTACTTCCCTTCATTCCTGTCGCGAGCCACGCCTAGCTGCCCTGCTGAAATGAAGAAAGAG CTCCTGGGCAGCCTGACCCAATGCCTGACCGTGGACCCCCTCAGCACCAGCGTCTGGAGACAGCTGTACCCCAAGCACCTgtcccagtccag CCTGCTGCTGGAGCACTTGCTCAAGTCCTGGGAGCGGATTCCCAAGAAG GCACGGAAGTCTTTGCAAGAAACCATTCAGTCCTTCAAGCTTGCCAACCAGGAGCTTCTGAAGAAGGGCATTGGTAGCAACGAGCATGTTGTCACCTGTGATACAGCCTGCAAG GGCTTGTTACAGCAGGCACGAGGTCCTCGGCCACCCTGGGCCCGGCTGCTCCTGTTGCTTCTGGTCTTTGCAGTAGGATTCCTCTGCAATGACTTGCGGTCCCACAGCTCCTTCCAGG CCTCCGTCACTGGCCGCTTGCTCCGATCATCCGGTTTATTGCCTGTTGGCCAGCAAGTATGTGCCAAGCTCTCCTCCTACAGCCTGCAAAGCTACAA CTGGCTGCAGGGGACATTGCCAGCCTGTGGCTCCCACCTGCTTGCCGTGGTACAGCCCAGTTTGCAGCTGGCCTGGACACACACCAATGCCACAGTCAGCTTCCTTTCGGCCCGCTTCGGCAACAGCCTCGCTGGCTTCTTGCAGAGG GTCCAGCTCCCCGAGGCCCTGCACCAGCTCTCCCACTCCTtgaaggagctgctgctgctcttccaccACAGTGTGCTGCTGCCCATGTGGCACCTGCTGCTTGTGGCCCTGGCCCGAGCTCAGGAGTACTGCCACGAGGCCTGCAG AGGAGAAGTGACGTGGGATTGCGTTAAGACCCAGTTCAGTGAAGCCGCCCGATGGACCTGGCTCTCTCTACAGGACGTCACAGTAGCTTTCTTGGACTGGGCACTCGCCATGATATCCCAGCAATAG